The following coding sequences are from one Daphnia pulex isolate KAP4 chromosome 11, ASM2113471v1 window:
- the LOC124207422 gene encoding uncharacterized protein LOC124207422, whose protein sequence is MERSKVIALLLVAMHWTCRIESSRVGRHTTIERHSDVDHDLQTRLGSVNSLEALILETIRVGGVEICSSPFAQSVMLGTWRQVTPDRDELRDNKELRKTCYNALLKENPASAESMPNPEEELSSDSPKNHDQELTFTLLKPPTTHVAVPLSRMSRLGPQPKSAPAPKREPAANPEVLQKANEIIKDRSADCKPRKIPVEIPKEPNVSWLPTCALVERCGGCCKHERLHCVPVPEDITMMKKKVIAVNNKGVYVNVTHVNIEKHNKCKCQCKVKASDCNALQHYDKDNCRCVCKQTAGSKPGSKPKQPTCKSPLYWDERSCKCRCPQTEVECSTGSFYSSEQCRCVTASEIVEIEDEKKKRM, encoded by the exons ATGGAACGTTCGAAAGTTATCGCATTGCTATTGGTGGCGATGCATTGGACGTGCAGGATCGAATCGTCGCGTGTCGGACGTCACACTACAATAGAAAGACATTCCGACGTGGATCACGATTTGCAG ACTCGCCTGGGTAGCGTCAATAGCTTGGAGGCATTGATACTAGAAACCATTCGAGTTGGTGGCGTCGAAATTTGTTCGTCTCCTTTTGCTCAAAGTGTCATGCTGGGAACCTGGCGACAAGTCACACCGGATCGCGATGAATTA AGAGACAACAAAGAACTTCGAAAGACCTGCTACAATGCATTGCTGAAGGAAAACCCCGCCAGCGCTGAATCCATGCCAAATCCCGAAGAAGAATTATCCAGCGATTCTCCGAAAAACCATGATCAAGAATTGACATTCACGCTGCTCAAGCCACCGACCACCCATG ttgCGGTCCCGCTGTCCCGGATGTCTCGATTGGGACCACAACCGAAATCTGCGCCGGCACCTAAAAGGGAACCAGCAGCCAATCCAGAAGTCTTACAAAAGGCCAATGAAATTATCAAGGATCGTTCGGCTGATTGTAAACCGCGCAAG ATTCCTGTTGAGATACCCAAAGAACCCAATGTAAGTTGGCTGCCTACCTGCGCATTGGTGGAACGTTGTGGCGGCTGTTGCAAACACGAGAGGCTTCACTGCGTCCCCGTTCCCGAAGACATCActatgatgaagaagaag GTTATTGCTGTTAATAACAAAGGGGTTTACGTAAATGTCACACACGTTAATATCGAAAAACACAATAAGTGCAAGTGCCAGTGTAAG GTGAAAGCATCGGACTGCAATGCACTGCAGCACTACGATAAGGATAACTGTCGGTGTGTTTGCAAACAGACCGCCGGATCCAAACCTGGAAGTAAACCCAAACAGCCAACATGCAAATCCCCTCTCT ATTGGGATGAGCGGAGCTGTAAATGCCGTTGTCCACAAACTGAGGTTGAATGTTCGACAGGTTCCTTTTACTCTTCGGAACAGTGCCG